One stretch of Leadbetterella byssophila DSM 17132 DNA includes these proteins:
- the hslV gene encoding ATP-dependent protease subunit HslV, with translation MEKIKSTTVLGVFHNGKLALGADGQATMGNTVAKSNVKKIRTLAGGKVVAGFAGSTADAFTLIEKFEEKLNTYNGNLRRAAIELVKEWRTDRYLSKLEAMMIVANKEEMLVISGSGDVLEPDSQVAAIGSGSMYAQAAALALKKHAPHLSAEEMVREGLTIAADICIYTNHNFIIASPEE, from the coding sequence ATGGAAAAGATCAAATCCACTACCGTCTTAGGTGTTTTTCATAATGGTAAGTTGGCTCTCGGTGCTGACGGTCAGGCCACCATGGGAAATACGGTGGCAAAATCAAATGTAAAGAAGATTCGTACCCTTGCAGGAGGTAAGGTGGTGGCTGGCTTTGCCGGATCCACTGCAGATGCCTTTACATTGATTGAGAAGTTTGAGGAAAAACTGAATACCTATAACGGCAACCTGAGACGCGCAGCTATTGAGTTAGTTAAGGAATGGAGGACAGATCGATACTTAAGTAAATTAGAAGCCATGATGATCGTGGCGAATAAGGAAGAAATGCTCGTGATCTCCGGAAGTGGTGATGTTTTAGAACCGGATAGCCAAGTGGCAGCCATAGGATCAGGAAGTATGTATGCACAAGCCGCCGCTTTAGCATTGAAAAAGCATGCTCCACACCTAAGTGCTGAAGAAATGGTACGAGAAGGATTGACAATTGCCGCAGATATTTGTATCTATACGAATCATAATTTTATCATTGCTTCTCCTGAAGAATAA
- a CDS encoding 2-oxo acid dehydrogenase subunit E2, with protein sequence MAEVIRMPKMSDTMTEGVIAAWNVKVGDVVKSGDILAEVETDKATMDMESYYDGTVLYIGVEKGQAVPIDAVIAVIGKPGEDFQSLLGGSAATAEEKPEAPKAEESAPAVDTSNIKAAVIKMPLLSDTMTEGVIHKWLKNVGDKVKSGDLLAEIETDKATMEIEAYEEGTLLYVGVKEGEAAAVNAVIAIIGEEGADYETLLKAESAPAKAQAAAPAATPASAATPAPAPAPAATPAPAATPASNNNGRILASPLAKSLAKEKGIDLALVKGSGEGGRIIKADIDNYVPAAAPAKGATALTPAIAGQESFEEIPLTQMRKAIARSLADSQANAVDFQLTMEICMDNAIKARGVMNEASPVKISFNDMVLKACGVALRKHPEINSSWRGDHIRKNHHVHIGMAVAIPEGLVVPVIRFADALPLSQLAATTKELGGKAKSGKLQPADWEGNTFTVSNLGMFGIDSFTSIINNPKNESCILSVGGIKETVAVKDGQFYATNIMKVTLTCDHRVVDGATGAAFLVTLKQLLEEPYKLLV encoded by the coding sequence ATGGCAGAAGTAATTAGAATGCCCAAAATGAGCGATACCATGACGGAAGGAGTGATCGCCGCATGGAACGTGAAAGTTGGGGATGTAGTGAAATCAGGTGATATTCTGGCTGAAGTTGAGACGGATAAAGCCACTATGGATATGGAATCTTACTACGACGGTACCGTATTGTATATCGGAGTGGAGAAAGGTCAAGCCGTTCCTATAGATGCAGTTATAGCCGTGATTGGTAAGCCGGGAGAAGATTTTCAGTCTCTTTTAGGTGGAAGTGCTGCTACGGCAGAAGAAAAACCTGAAGCGCCTAAAGCGGAAGAATCCGCACCTGCTGTAGATACATCCAATATTAAAGCCGCCGTAATTAAGATGCCTCTTTTGAGTGATACCATGACAGAAGGTGTGATTCACAAGTGGTTGAAGAATGTAGGTGACAAAGTGAAATCCGGTGACCTTCTGGCTGAAATTGAAACAGACAAAGCTACTATGGAGATAGAAGCTTACGAAGAGGGTACACTATTATACGTAGGAGTTAAAGAAGGTGAAGCAGCAGCTGTAAATGCGGTAATCGCTATTATCGGAGAAGAAGGTGCTGATTATGAAACCTTATTGAAAGCTGAGTCTGCTCCTGCAAAAGCTCAGGCCGCTGCTCCTGCAGCAACACCAGCTTCTGCAGCAACACCGGCTCCGGCACCAGCGCCTGCAGCAACGCCAGCTCCTGCAGCAACACCTGCGAGCAACAACAACGGTAGAATTTTAGCTTCTCCACTAGCTAAGAGCCTGGCCAAAGAAAAAGGTATTGATCTAGCTTTAGTGAAGGGTTCCGGAGAAGGCGGAAGAATCATTAAAGCTGACATAGATAATTATGTTCCAGCGGCTGCTCCTGCTAAAGGTGCAACTGCCTTGACGCCGGCTATCGCTGGTCAGGAAAGCTTTGAAGAGATTCCATTGACTCAAATGCGTAAGGCTATCGCAAGAAGCTTGGCAGATTCTCAAGCGAATGCCGTAGACTTCCAGTTGACCATGGAAATCTGTATGGACAATGCTATCAAGGCTCGTGGCGTGATGAATGAAGCATCTCCAGTGAAGATTTCATTCAATGACATGGTATTGAAAGCTTGTGGCGTAGCTTTAAGAAAGCATCCTGAAATCAACTCTTCTTGGAGAGGAGATCATATCCGCAAAAATCATCATGTACATATTGGTATGGCGGTTGCTATTCCTGAGGGCTTAGTAGTACCTGTGATTCGTTTTGCAGATGCTCTTCCTCTATCTCAATTAGCTGCTACCACAAAAGAACTTGGTGGTAAAGCGAAGAGTGGAAAATTACAACCGGCTGACTGGGAAGGAAACACCTTTACAGTAAGTAACTTAGGAATGTTTGGAATTGATTCATTTACTTCCATCATTAATAACCCTAAGAACGAATCTTGTATTCTTTCAGTAGGTGGAATTAAAGAAACAGTGGCTGTAAAAGATGGTCAATTCTACGCTACAAACATTATGAAAGTAACCTTGACTTGTGACCACAGAGTGGTTGACGGAGCTACTGGTGCAGCTTTCTTAGTGACCTTGAAGCAACTTCTAGAAGAGCCTTACAAGTTATTAGTATAA